A single window of Sebastes umbrosus isolate fSebUmb1 chromosome 16, fSebUmb1.pri, whole genome shotgun sequence DNA harbors:
- the LOC119474489 gene encoding scavenger receptor cysteine-rich type 1 protein M130-like, with protein sequence MSDCVQSGSALKECATSDYSNSILDLICSDSVRLVNGTRLCSGRLEVKTNHSNHSNQWWSSVCEADFDQQDAEVVCRELGCGAPSVLQGALYGDVEASMWTKEFQCGGTESALLDCRSSGSDRNTCSPGKAVGLTCSEPVRLVGGDSRCAGTLELKHQGDWRQVEGRYYDWTLKEAAAACRDLDCGSAVSVEQREEFSWRSVWRIMSDCVQSGSALRECATSDYSNSILDLICSVTVGGFHWTEL encoded by the exons ATGTCTGACTGTGTTCAGTCTGGATCTGCTCTGAAGGAGTGTGCAACATCAGATTACTCTAACTCCATCCTGGATCTCATCTGCTcag actctgtcaggctggtgaatgggactagactgtgctcaggcagactggaggtgaagaCTAACCACTCTAACCACTCTAACCAGtggtggtcctcagtgtgtgaagctgactttgaccagcaggatgcagaggtggtctgtagggagcttggctgtggggctccttcagtcctccagggggcgCTCTATGGAGACGTGGAGGCTTcaatgtggaccaaagagttccagtgtggaggaactgagtctgctctcctggactgtagaagctcaggctcagatagaaacacctgctcacctggcaaagctgttggactcacctgctcag agcctgtcaggttggtgggaggagacagtcgctgtgcaggaacactggagctgaaacatcagggagactggagacaAGTGGAGGGCCGTTACTATGACTGGACCCTGAAGGAAGCAGCTGCTGCCTGCAGAGACttggactgtggctctgctgtttctgtagaacagagagaggagttCTCATGGAGATCTGTGTGGAGGATCATGTCTGACTGTGTTCAGTCtggatctgctctgagggagtgtgcaaCATCAGATTACTCTAACTCCATCCTGGATCTCATCTGCTcag TGACAGTCGGTGGTTTCCATTGGACTGAACTGTAA